A genome region from Candidatus Rokuibacteriota bacterium includes the following:
- a CDS encoding GAF domain-containing protein, translating into MRAALVVTADPPLCARLLRELGNRSVFTESGQDEALRMLRTTEVDLVLIDVTAPVRNLTSFIARSRQLSPSAVVVCLYQTEGLAPEDREALEAADLVLRKPFTREELALVIRQGEEKQELLLQVASLRARRPAAAQEPATETNGTPEVTHPDLAPVVKEVAKALSAGFDLPRILNLFLDAVAEMVKPSRAALLLADETGTSFTIRAQRGLAPQVVAAARLSAEGGLPLWLQTQGRLIHAEEARARAQEWQTRDLARELAMLQAVLAIPLIAHGELVAILTLGQRITGIPYSHRETEVLFNLATHLATAIRDIRLHHQLNYQKVYIERILSHMAHGVITIDRQESVTIMNRRAEEILGLSAEAVLHHDLRVLPSPLGDMLYESLTRGTTVRRREIQLALRNLPLEVSTYPIAGDDPTPLGAVMVFEDLTGAKQLAAEKRQAEQFQLLSQIVARISDEIKNPLVSINTFMELLEEQFEDAEFRHQFTLVVGRDVRRMVELFEKLSALVSEGPFNFEVVDAQDVVEECLASLGAAAEDKGEDARILQLTDEASGKRVIVSLYPDTGALRVKGDRAQLKKAVSFLVWYLARKSPGEEAKLSLSIGRPNSDDEIVQILVASRTAEVSSEEIERIFDPLKMVQESLIDVGPCVSQRIIEALGGQLQARKGRHEVSFLASLPAAAS; encoded by the coding sequence ATGAGAGCCGCCCTCGTCGTCACGGCGGATCCTCCGCTCTGCGCCCGACTCCTCCGGGAGCTGGGCAATCGATCGGTCTTCACCGAGTCCGGTCAGGACGAGGCGCTTCGGATGCTCCGCACGACCGAGGTGGACCTGGTCCTCATCGATGTCACCGCTCCCGTCCGCAACCTCACGAGCTTCATCGCCCGCTCGCGCCAGCTCTCCCCTTCCGCGGTGGTCGTGTGCCTGTACCAGACCGAGGGGCTCGCGCCCGAGGACCGCGAAGCGCTCGAGGCCGCGGACCTCGTGCTCCGGAAGCCGTTCACGCGTGAGGAACTCGCGCTGGTGATCCGGCAGGGCGAGGAAAAGCAGGAGCTTCTGCTGCAGGTCGCCTCGCTCCGCGCCCGCCGACCCGCCGCGGCCCAGGAACCCGCAACCGAGACGAACGGGACCCCCGAGGTCACGCACCCGGACCTGGCTCCGGTGGTGAAAGAGGTCGCCAAGGCCCTGTCGGCCGGCTTCGACCTGCCCCGGATCCTGAACCTCTTCCTCGACGCCGTCGCCGAGATGGTGAAGCCGAGCCGCGCGGCCCTGCTCCTGGCGGACGAGACCGGAACGAGCTTCACCATTCGGGCGCAGCGCGGGCTGGCTCCGCAGGTCGTCGCGGCGGCTCGCCTCTCGGCGGAGGGTGGGCTCCCGCTCTGGCTGCAGACGCAGGGCCGGCTGATCCACGCCGAGGAGGCCCGGGCGCGCGCTCAGGAGTGGCAGACACGCGATCTCGCCCGGGAGCTCGCGATGCTCCAGGCGGTGCTCGCGATCCCGCTCATCGCCCACGGCGAGCTGGTCGCCATCCTCACGCTCGGGCAGCGGATCACGGGCATCCCGTACTCGCATCGCGAGACCGAGGTCCTCTTCAACCTGGCGACGCATCTGGCCACGGCCATCCGGGACATCCGCCTCCACCACCAGCTCAACTACCAGAAGGTGTACATCGAGCGGATTCTCTCCCACATGGCCCACGGGGTGATCACCATCGATCGCCAGGAGAGCGTGACCATCATGAACCGGCGGGCGGAGGAGATCCTCGGGCTCTCGGCCGAAGCGGTGCTGCACCACGATCTCCGTGTCCTCCCGTCGCCCCTCGGCGACATGCTCTACGAGAGCCTCACGCGCGGGACCACGGTGCGCCGGAGGGAGATCCAGCTCGCCCTCCGGAACCTGCCGCTCGAGGTGTCCACCTATCCCATTGCCGGCGATGACCCGACCCCCCTCGGGGCCGTGATGGTGTTCGAGGACCTCACCGGTGCGAAGCAGCTCGCGGCGGAAAAGCGCCAGGCCGAGCAGTTCCAGCTCCTGAGCCAAATCGTCGCGCGCATCTCCGACGAGATCAAGAATCCGCTCGTGTCGATCAATACGTTCATGGAGCTCCTGGAGGAGCAATTCGAGGACGCCGAGTTCCGTCACCAGTTCACGCTCGTGGTGGGCCGCGACGTTCGCCGGATGGTCGAGCTTTTCGAGAAACTGTCGGCCCTCGTGAGCGAGGGACCGTTCAACTTCGAGGTGGTGGACGCGCAGGACGTGGTCGAGGAGTGCCTGGCGAGCCTGGGCGCCGCGGCCGAGGACAAGGGTGAGGATGCCCGGATCCTCCAGCTGACCGACGAGGCGTCGGGCAAGCGTGTGATCGTCAGCCTCTACCCCGACACCGGCGCGCTCCGCGTGAAGGGCGACCGGGCCCAGCTCAAGAAAGCTGTCTCGTTCCTGGTCTGGTACCTCGCGCGGAAGAGCCCCGGGGAGGAGGCCAAGCTCTCGCTCTCCATCGGCCGACCCAACAGCGACGATGAGATCGTTCAGATCCTGGTCGCGTCGCGCACCGCCGAGGTCAGTAGCGAGGAGATCGAGCGGATCTTCGACCCGCTCAAGATGGTGCAGGAGAGCCTGATCGACGTGGGGCCCTGCGTGAGCCAGCGGATCATCGAAGCCCTGGGAGGCCAGCTCCAGGCCCGGAAGGGACGCCACGAGGTGTCCTTCCTGGCCTCGCTGCCGGCCGCCGCGTCGTAA
- a CDS encoding GAF domain-containing protein, translating to MSLNVILVLISILNVLIGWYVLQKNPTKAPNRTFAWVATAGGLWVLGVFFAHNEPWAYTTFARLPFAAGSLVAFGVLVLSKVFPPRSELQWEWDIVLFGILCGFFTFVSFTPLVARSVALIPGGIQWTYGPLYHLFALYFWTCFGHGFLTLIWHYRHSVGLMKLQLRYLVLGLLIPIMLGAITNLLIPLIFGTSQFTKYGPLVGILSLTMIGHAIIRHRLMDIRVVVKKGVVYIAAFVAAGGILTGLIVSSNVLFPEDQLGMARDIVLGLVVALLFAPLKGQIQRTFDRYLYRSTYDYQRTFREATRRMATMLELRSLLPYACDVTSRTFQPEIVEIFVRDSDRGEYRLAAMRGGVDIKGPRDLPPISETAGLPALLRAERAPMLRDDLIHGVARPDTVLALDDLHRLGGEVAVPILHENELTGFLVVGPKRSGDPYFAEDLDLLSTLAGHAAIAIKNAQLYHQVVLVNEYVENILKTMESGVVAVNVEGHVTLFNPAAERLTGLDATRVRSGLVGQLPAALSAAIGATLADGQPRLHVETTLSGSTGGAAPVVYSTSPFHDSYGRLLGAVLVFSDLTHLKELEREKQRAERLASFGALASGIAHEIKNPLVAIKTFAQLLPKKFTNEDFREDFAKVAVREIGRIEGLLERLRDLSKPPEDQLQPLDLREPIEATLQLLQGQLEEARTVVHRQYPVDVCPVAGNPEKLEELFLNLFLNALQAMGPDGELTIRLDKHEEPGRAAALRLQVSDTGPGIPEALLGKVFDPFFTTKPGGSGLGLAICRAIADVHRATIRAENGPGGRGAILTLEFPVAVEVPEELKA from the coding sequence ATGAGCTTAAACGTCATCCTCGTTCTCATCAGCATTCTTAATGTCCTGATCGGCTGGTATGTTCTCCAGAAGAACCCCACAAAAGCGCCTAACAGGACTTTTGCCTGGGTCGCGACGGCTGGCGGGCTTTGGGTCTTGGGAGTCTTCTTCGCTCATAACGAGCCCTGGGCGTATACAACATTCGCGCGTTTACCCTTTGCTGCCGGCAGCTTGGTCGCCTTTGGCGTGCTCGTGCTCTCCAAGGTTTTCCCGCCCAGATCTGAGTTGCAGTGGGAGTGGGACATCGTACTCTTCGGTATTCTATGTGGATTTTTCACCTTTGTATCCTTCACTCCTCTAGTTGCGCGTTCGGTGGCCTTGATCCCCGGGGGAATTCAATGGACTTATGGTCCGCTTTACCATCTCTTCGCGCTGTACTTCTGGACATGCTTTGGTCATGGGTTTCTTACTTTGATATGGCACTATCGTCACTCGGTTGGTCTCATGAAGCTGCAACTCCGCTATCTCGTTCTCGGGCTTCTGATACCAATTATGCTCGGCGCCATCACCAACTTGCTTATTCCTCTGATTTTTGGAACCTCTCAGTTCACCAAATACGGCCCGCTTGTCGGGATCCTCAGCCTAACGATGATCGGGCATGCGATTATCCGGCATCGGCTGATGGACATCCGGGTGGTCGTCAAAAAGGGCGTGGTGTATATAGCGGCGTTTGTCGCGGCAGGTGGGATCCTTACTGGGCTCATCGTCAGCTCTAACGTTCTGTTCCCCGAAGATCAGCTGGGGATGGCGCGGGACATCGTGCTCGGTCTGGTCGTGGCGCTGCTGTTCGCTCCCCTGAAAGGCCAGATCCAACGGACCTTCGACCGCTATCTCTACCGGAGCACCTACGACTACCAACGGACGTTTCGGGAGGCCACGCGACGGATGGCGACGATGCTTGAGCTACGGTCGCTCCTGCCGTACGCGTGCGATGTGACGAGCCGGACGTTCCAGCCGGAGATCGTCGAAATCTTCGTCCGCGACTCTGACCGGGGCGAGTATCGGCTCGCGGCAATGCGAGGCGGGGTAGACATCAAAGGTCCCCGTGACCTGCCGCCAATATCGGAAACAGCCGGCCTCCCCGCGCTGCTCCGCGCAGAGAGGGCCCCGATGCTCCGCGATGACCTGATCCACGGCGTCGCGCGCCCGGACACCGTCCTTGCCCTCGACGACCTTCACCGACTCGGCGGCGAAGTGGCTGTTCCGATCCTCCACGAGAACGAGCTGACCGGCTTCCTGGTGGTCGGCCCCAAGCGCTCGGGGGATCCGTATTTCGCGGAGGACCTGGATCTCCTCTCCACGCTTGCCGGCCACGCGGCCATCGCGATCAAGAACGCCCAGCTCTATCACCAGGTGGTGCTCGTCAACGAGTACGTGGAGAACATCCTCAAGACCATGGAGAGCGGGGTCGTGGCGGTCAACGTGGAGGGCCACGTCACGTTGTTCAACCCTGCCGCGGAGCGCCTCACCGGGCTCGATGCCACGCGCGTCCGCTCGGGCCTCGTGGGCCAACTCCCTGCGGCGCTCTCAGCCGCGATCGGCGCGACCTTGGCCGACGGCCAGCCCCGGCTCCACGTCGAGACGACGCTCTCGGGGAGCACGGGGGGCGCGGCGCCCGTCGTGTACTCCACCTCGCCGTTCCACGACAGCTACGGACGTCTTCTGGGCGCCGTGCTCGTCTTCAGCGATCTCACCCATCTCAAGGAGCTCGAGCGGGAGAAACAACGCGCCGAACGGCTCGCGTCCTTCGGCGCCCTCGCGTCCGGGATCGCCCACGAGATCAAGAATCCGCTGGTCGCGATTAAGACGTTCGCCCAACTCCTCCCGAAGAAGTTCACCAACGAGGATTTCCGCGAGGACTTCGCGAAGGTCGCCGTCCGGGAGATCGGCCGCATCGAAGGTCTCCTGGAACGCCTGCGCGATCTGTCGAAACCGCCCGAGGATCAGCTCCAACCCCTCGACCTCCGGGAGCCTATCGAGGCAACCCTCCAGCTCCTGCAAGGCCAGTTGGAGGAGGCGCGAACGGTTGTGCACCGGCAGTACCCTGTAGACGTGTGTCCCGTGGCCGGCAATCCGGAGAAGCTCGAGGAGTTGTTCCTGAACCTGTTTCTCAATGCCTTGCAGGCGATGGGACCCGACGGGGAGCTGACGATCCGGCTGGACAAGCACGAAGAACCGGGCCGGGCCGCCGCGCTCCGGCTTCAGGTCTCCGACACCGGCCCCGGGATTCCTGAGGCCTTGCTGGGCAAGGTCTTCGATCCGTTCTTCACGACGAAGCCCGGGGGCTCGGGGCTCGGGCTCGCCATCTGCCGGGCGATTGCCGACGTGCACCGTGCCACGATTCGGGCCGAGAATGGGCCCGGGGGGCGCGGCGCGATCCTGACCCTCGAGTTCCCGGTCGCCGTCGAGGTCCCGGAAGAGCTCAAGGCATGA